A genomic segment from Nicotiana sylvestris chromosome 1, ASM39365v2, whole genome shotgun sequence encodes:
- the LOC138874508 gene encoding uncharacterized protein, with product MAIGMNIQKLLVIGDSDLLIHQVHEELATKNSKILPYLHYVQELRKRFTKTEFQHVPRIQNEFADALATRSSMIKHPDKNFIDPIPVKIYDQSAYCAHVEEEADEKPWFYDIKKYLAIGEYPELANPTKKCTLWRLSNNFFHSRGILYKRTPYLELLRCVYANEASRPLEEIHAGTCGPHMNGFVLAKKILQTGYFWMTMETDCIQYVRKFHPC from the coding sequence atggccattggcatgaacattcaaaagttgctagtgattggagattcagacctactcatacatcaggttcatGAAGAATtagcaaccaagaactccaagatactcccgtatttgcattatgtacaggaattgaggaaaaggttcacgaagacggagttccaacatgttcccagaatccagaatgagttcgccgatgcattggccacccggTCATCTATGATAAaacatccagacaaaaacttcattgatcccattccagtaaagatctatgatcagtcagcttattgtgcccatgttgaagaagaagcagacgaaaagccttggttttatgatatcaagaaATATTTGGCAATAGGCGAGTatccagaacttgcaaatcctactaaaAAATGCACACtttggaggttgtccaacaatttctttcacagtagAGGAATTCTGTATAAGAGGActccttatttggaattattaaGGTGTGTCTATGCAAATGAAGCATCCAGGCCACTAgaagaaattcatgctgggacctgcggtccgcatatgaatggttttgtcttagcaaagaagatactccagactggttacttttggatgactatggaaacagactgcatccagtatgtccgaaaattcCACCCTTGTTAG